One part of the Streptomyces ferrugineus genome encodes these proteins:
- a CDS encoding ankyrin repeat domain-containing protein yields the protein MLIETTAPLARATEEAIRTGNVAALRDLLTAHPGLATARVGNMKTTRTLLHIATDWPGHLPGGPRTVTALVAAGAEVNARFTGAHRETPLHWAASCDDVPVLDALLDLGADIEADGGVIGDGTPLADAVAFGQWRCARRLVERGARTTLWQAAALGEADRVADCFSSDSDRPGAEDVTAALWCACHGGQRDMADYLLRRGGDINWIGYDRLTALDAAHRAGHRTLVGWLREQGARSAEELV from the coding sequence ATGCTGATCGAAACGACCGCTCCACTGGCCCGCGCCACCGAGGAGGCGATCCGCACCGGCAACGTGGCGGCGCTGCGGGACCTGCTCACCGCGCATCCGGGGCTGGCCACGGCGCGGGTGGGCAACATGAAGACCACGCGGACCCTGCTGCACATCGCCACCGACTGGCCCGGCCACCTGCCCGGCGGCCCCCGGACGGTGACCGCGCTGGTCGCGGCCGGCGCGGAGGTGAACGCCCGGTTCACCGGCGCGCACCGCGAGACCCCGCTGCACTGGGCGGCGAGCTGCGACGACGTGCCCGTCCTGGACGCCCTGCTCGACCTGGGCGCCGACATCGAGGCCGACGGCGGGGTGATCGGCGACGGCACACCCCTGGCGGACGCGGTGGCCTTCGGGCAGTGGAGGTGCGCGCGACGCCTGGTGGAGCGCGGCGCCCGCACCACCCTGTGGCAGGCCGCCGCCCTCGGCGAGGCCGACCGCGTCGCCGACTGCTTCTCCTCCGACTCCGACCGGCCCGGAGCCGAGGACGTCACCGCCGCCCTGTGGTGCGCCTGCCACGGCGGGCAGCGCGACATGGCCGACTACCTGCTGCGACGGGGCGGTGACATCAACTGGATCGGCTACGACCGGCTCACCGCGCTGGACGCCGCCCACCGCGCGGGCCACCGGACGCTGGTCGGATGGCTGCGCGAGCAGGGGGCGAGGTCCGCCGAGGAGTTGGTCTGA